The following coding sequences are from one Pseudonocardia sp. EC080619-01 window:
- a CDS encoding CoA transferase yields MTTPSPEDLPAAGLPRPLDGLRVVECASFVAGPTGGMTLAQLGASVIRIDPIGGGPDHGRWPAAGHGTGDSYYWASLNKGKRSVTVDMRSDEGRELVLALATAPGEDRGVLVDNVVGRRWMANDALTARRADLIHVRVQGYPDGRPAVDYTVNAEVGIPQITGSEEGAAPVNHVLPAWDLVTGLTVSTTVLAALHQRTRTGRGVYSEIALSDVALAGVANLGWLSEAEEHGHERPRHGNHVYGSFGVDFACSDGERVMVVALTPGQWNALVTVTGTEAVFSALEKALDADLADETERYRLRETIAAVLKPWFLARDSATVETELNHARVLWGRYQGMTHVAGEHRAGVHPLLADLTLPGGASGITARSPIRWDGEHGAPGNAPQLGRETDDVLAGELGLSEAEIGALHDRGVVG; encoded by the coding sequence GTGACGACACCATCCCCCGAGGACCTGCCCGCCGCCGGGCTCCCGCGCCCGCTCGACGGCCTGCGGGTCGTGGAGTGCGCGAGCTTCGTCGCCGGACCGACGGGCGGGATGACCCTCGCCCAGCTCGGCGCCTCGGTCATCCGGATCGACCCGATCGGCGGCGGCCCGGACCACGGACGCTGGCCGGCCGCCGGGCACGGCACCGGCGACTCGTACTACTGGGCCTCGCTCAACAAGGGCAAGCGCTCGGTCACCGTCGACATGCGGTCCGACGAGGGCCGGGAGCTCGTGCTCGCCCTCGCCACCGCCCCCGGCGAGGACCGCGGGGTGCTGGTGGACAACGTCGTCGGCCGCCGCTGGATGGCCAACGACGCCCTCACCGCCCGCCGCGCGGACCTGATCCACGTCCGCGTCCAGGGCTACCCCGACGGGCGCCCCGCGGTCGACTACACGGTCAACGCCGAGGTCGGGATCCCGCAGATCACCGGCAGCGAGGAGGGCGCGGCACCGGTCAACCACGTGCTCCCCGCCTGGGACCTGGTCACCGGCCTCACGGTCTCCACCACGGTGCTCGCGGCGCTGCACCAGCGGACCCGGACCGGGCGCGGGGTGTACTCGGAGATCGCGCTGTCCGACGTCGCGCTCGCCGGGGTCGCGAACCTCGGCTGGCTGTCCGAGGCCGAGGAGCACGGTCACGAGCGGCCACGGCACGGCAACCACGTCTACGGCAGCTTCGGCGTGGACTTCGCCTGCTCCGACGGGGAACGCGTCATGGTCGTCGCGCTCACCCCGGGGCAGTGGAACGCGCTGGTCACGGTCACCGGCACCGAGGCCGTGTTCAGCGCCCTGGAGAAGGCGCTCGACGCCGACCTCGCCGACGAGACCGAGCGCTACCGGCTGCGCGAGACGATCGCCGCCGTGCTCAAGCCGTGGTTCCTCGCCCGGGACTCGGCGACCGTCGAGACCGAGCTCAACCACGCGCGCGTGCTGTGGGGCCGCTACCAGGGGATGACGCACGTGGCCGGCGAGCACCGGGCGGGCGTCCACCCGCTGCTGGCCGATCTCACGCTGCCCGGCGGGGCGAGCGGCATCACCGCCCGCTCCCCCATCCGCTGGGACGGCGAACACGGCGCCCCCGGGAACGCGCCGCAGCTCGGCCGGGAGACCGACGACGTGCTGGCCGGTGAGCTCGGGCTGTCCGAGGCCGAGATCGGCGCGCTGCACGACCGCGGCGTCGTCGGCTGA
- a CDS encoding DUF202 domain-containing protein has product MSSERTGPLFDAGLQPERTGLAWRRTAISLAAGSLVAMRILPGDSGDLLLLLPGVVGFAVAVGLLVMTERRYLHVHRTLASDHTPLVGGGVSMLCTALACVLFAVAALGFVLAG; this is encoded by the coding sequence ATGAGCTCCGAGCGCACCGGGCCGCTGTTCGACGCCGGCCTGCAGCCCGAGCGCACGGGCCTGGCCTGGCGGCGGACGGCGATCTCCCTCGCGGCCGGCTCGCTCGTCGCGATGCGCATCCTGCCGGGCGACTCCGGGGACCTGCTCCTGCTGCTGCCCGGGGTCGTCGGGTTCGCCGTCGCCGTCGGACTCCTGGTCATGACCGAACGCCGCTACCTGCACGTCCACCGGACCCTGGCCTCGGACCACACACCGCTCGTCGGGGGCGGGGTGTCGATGCTGTGCACCGCCCTGGCCTGCGTGCTGTTCGCGGTCGCCGCGCTCGGATTCGTGCTCGCCGGCTGA
- a CDS encoding YidH family protein: MARSEPGPDGTPVEPERRDRRFPARLFRAGTEPDPRFTLANERTFLAWIRTALALVAGGVALEALGLDLQPGLRLAASVLLIVAGLLTPVQAWVGWYTTERALRLRRPLPPPALALPTGIAVVAAGVLVGLAVLLR, translated from the coding sequence GTGGCAAGATCGGAACCGGGACCGGACGGCACGCCCGTCGAGCCGGAACGGCGCGACCGGCGGTTCCCGGCCCGGCTGTTCCGTGCGGGCACCGAGCCCGACCCGCGGTTCACCCTCGCCAACGAGCGCACCTTCCTCGCCTGGATCCGGACCGCGCTGGCACTCGTCGCCGGTGGTGTCGCACTGGAGGCCCTCGGCCTCGACCTGCAGCCGGGCCTGCGGCTCGCGGCGTCGGTCCTGCTGATCGTCGCCGGGCTGCTCACCCCGGTGCAGGCGTGGGTCGGCTGGTACACCACCGAGCGGGCGCTGCGTCTCCGACGACCGCTGCCGCCGCCCGCGCTGGCGCTCCCCACCGGGATCGCGGTGGTCGCGGCCGGTGTCCTCGTCGGGCTGGCCGTGCTGCTCCGATGA
- a CDS encoding DeoR/GlpR family DNA-binding transcription regulator translates to MASPPLIPEQRRQEILRLLRQSQVLSFNQLTEQLGVSHMTVRRDVEALAKQGAVESTPGGARLASRLLREPDRDEKAVADRPEKEAMAVAAAAMVTDGMTVYLDAGTTVQAMRPHLGHLRELTVVSNDLATVADFLDHPGVDLICLGGRVERENRSTAGRLATLALKELSLDVAFLSSSSWDVGHGVTTPVEAKVDVKRAALAAAGSTVLVAGSSKYGRFARYRVLRLDEVDTVITDDGLGDAAAGEIEGSGAELVRVPAAAR, encoded by the coding sequence ATGGCGAGCCCGCCGCTCATCCCCGAGCAACGCAGGCAGGAGATCCTCCGGCTGCTCCGGCAGTCGCAGGTGCTCAGCTTCAACCAGCTGACCGAGCAGCTCGGCGTCAGCCACATGACCGTCCGGCGCGACGTCGAGGCGCTCGCGAAGCAGGGCGCCGTGGAGTCCACACCGGGCGGTGCGCGGCTCGCGAGCCGGCTGCTGCGCGAGCCGGACCGCGACGAGAAGGCGGTGGCCGACCGGCCGGAGAAGGAGGCGATGGCCGTCGCGGCGGCCGCCATGGTCACCGACGGCATGACCGTCTACCTCGACGCGGGCACCACCGTGCAGGCCATGCGCCCGCACCTCGGGCACCTGCGCGAGCTGACGGTGGTCAGCAACGACCTCGCGACCGTCGCCGACTTCCTCGACCACCCGGGAGTGGACCTCATCTGCCTGGGCGGGCGGGTCGAGCGGGAGAACCGGTCCACCGCGGGGCGGCTCGCGACCCTCGCGCTCAAGGAGCTGTCGCTGGACGTCGCGTTCCTGTCGTCGAGCTCGTGGGACGTCGGGCACGGGGTCACCACGCCGGTCGAGGCCAAGGTCGACGTGAAGCGCGCGGCGCTGGCCGCCGCCGGGTCCACGGTGCTGGTCGCGGGCAGCAGCAAGTACGGCCGGTTCGCCCGCTACCGGGTGCTGCGGCTCGACGAGGTCGACACGGTGATCACCGACGACGGCCTCGGCGACGCCGCGGCCGGCGAGATCGAGGGGTCCGGTGCGGAGCTCGTCCGGGTCCCGGCCGCAGCGCGCTGA
- a CDS encoding class II aldolase/adducin family protein → MNAVDALLAAGARVVADGLSPGTSGNISVRDGDRVLVSGSGTSLGRLGPDDVAVLDLDGRHLDGARPSKEWPLHLAFYARDPEHRAVVHVHSPYAVAASCLEPWSDASAVPPLTPYYVMRVGQTPLLPYRPPGDPGLGDDLRGCPWELRAALLANHGSVVAAADAAQACEMAVELEEACRIALLTTGLPRRGLTPDATRELARRWASPWGGRTTVGSSRR, encoded by the coding sequence GTGAACGCCGTCGACGCGCTGCTGGCCGCGGGCGCCCGGGTGGTCGCCGATGGGCTGAGCCCCGGCACCAGCGGCAACATCAGCGTCCGCGACGGGGACCGGGTCCTGGTCAGCGGGTCCGGGACCTCGCTGGGCCGGCTGGGCCCCGACGACGTCGCCGTGCTCGACCTCGACGGCAGGCACCTCGACGGTGCCCGGCCGTCGAAGGAGTGGCCGCTGCACCTGGCGTTCTACGCCCGCGACCCGGAGCACCGGGCCGTCGTGCACGTCCACTCCCCCTACGCCGTCGCCGCGTCCTGCCTGGAACCGTGGTCCGACGCGAGCGCGGTGCCGCCGCTGACGCCGTACTACGTGATGCGGGTCGGGCAGACCCCGCTGCTGCCCTACCGGCCGCCGGGCGATCCCGGCCTGGGCGACGACCTGCGCGGGTGCCCCTGGGAGCTGCGCGCGGCGCTGCTCGCCAACCACGGCTCCGTCGTCGCCGCGGCGGACGCGGCGCAGGCGTGCGAGATGGCCGTCGAGCTGGAGGAGGCGTGCCGGATCGCCCTGCTCACCACCGGGCTGCCGCGCCGCGGGCTCACCCCGGACGCGACCCGCGAGCTGGCCCGGCGGTGGGCGAGCCCGTGGGGCGGGCGCACTACAGTCGGATCGTCGAGGAGGTAG
- the otnK gene encoding 3-oxo-tetronate kinase — MLGAVADDFTGATDLAIMLRRNGHRVAVVIEEHDPDPAVREGLDAVVVALKSRTAPVAEAVAASERAVDRLRGWGADRLYVKYCSTFDSTDRGNIGPVLDAVADRAGAGTVVVAPALPANGRTVYQGHLFVGAELLERSPMRHHPLTPMTRSRVAELLAPQTPHAVDEIHLATVRRGPGAVRAALAEAAGRYVVVDTVDDDDLRVLGAAVAGAPVVSGGSGLALGLPDPGTPADDWRPAAPGRVRLTLCGSASAATRRQVADAARTAPSLRIDPVTAVRDPDAETARLTAWVREQPVGSAPVVYATAEPGDVVAEVDGAAVAPAVEAVLAAAGHALVADGTVSRLLVAGGETSGAVVRSLGAGLLRIGPEIAPGICWTAATTADGRAVTLALKSGNFGPDDLFTSAWDVLA; from the coding sequence ATGCTCGGAGCCGTCGCCGACGACTTCACCGGCGCCACGGATCTGGCGATCATGCTCCGCCGCAACGGTCACCGCGTGGCCGTGGTGATCGAGGAGCACGACCCGGATCCCGCCGTGCGCGAGGGGCTCGACGCCGTCGTGGTGGCGTTGAAGTCGCGTACCGCGCCCGTCGCCGAGGCGGTCGCCGCGTCGGAACGGGCGGTGGACCGGCTGCGCGGCTGGGGCGCCGACCGGCTCTACGTGAAGTACTGCTCCACGTTCGACTCGACCGACCGCGGCAACATCGGCCCGGTGCTCGACGCCGTCGCCGACCGCGCCGGGGCCGGCACCGTCGTCGTCGCGCCGGCGCTGCCCGCCAACGGCCGCACCGTCTACCAGGGACATCTGTTCGTCGGCGCCGAGCTGCTGGAACGCTCCCCCATGCGGCACCACCCGCTCACGCCGATGACCCGCTCCCGGGTCGCGGAGCTGCTCGCCCCGCAGACCCCGCACGCCGTCGACGAGATCCACCTCGCCACGGTCCGCCGGGGCCCCGGCGCGGTACGCGCCGCGCTCGCGGAGGCGGCGGGCCGCTACGTCGTCGTCGACACGGTGGACGACGACGACCTGCGGGTCCTCGGCGCGGCCGTCGCCGGCGCACCCGTCGTCAGCGGCGGCTCCGGGCTCGCCCTGGGGCTGCCCGATCCCGGGACCCCGGCCGACGACTGGCGCCCCGCCGCCCCCGGACGGGTCCGCCTGACCCTGTGCGGCAGCGCCTCCGCCGCGACCCGGCGCCAGGTCGCCGACGCCGCCCGCACCGCACCGTCGCTCCGGATCGACCCGGTGACGGCGGTGCGGGACCCGGACGCCGAGACCGCGCGGCTGACGGCCTGGGTGCGGGAGCAGCCGGTGGGCTCCGCGCCCGTCGTCTACGCGACCGCGGAGCCGGGCGACGTCGTCGCCGAGGTGGACGGCGCCGCCGTCGCCCCCGCCGTCGAGGCGGTGCTCGCGGCCGCCGGGCACGCGCTCGTCGCCGACGGCACCGTGTCCCGGCTCCTGGTCGCGGGCGGCGAGACCAGCGGTGCCGTGGTCCGGTCGCTCGGCGCCGGCCTGCTGCGGATCGGGCCGGAGATCGCCCCGGGCATCTGCTGGACGGCCGCGACGACCGCGGACGGCCGGGCGGTCACCCTCGCCCTCAAGAGCGGGAACTTCGGTCCCGACGACCTGTTCACCTCGGCCTGGGACGTGCTCGCGTGA
- a CDS encoding homoserine dehydrogenase encodes MIHPHSARAHAPVRIALTGANGGYGRTLLAQLRQTPELVPAVLVDPDVDGLERTLAELGPGSGGPTVLTDAADVPWDGVDVLVEATGRIDVGTACAAAALDHGVHVVMVSKEVDTVAGVALAERARAAGRAYLPADGDQPANLIRLVDWVSATGLEIVAIGKAGEYDLVLDPAAGTLVQNDVTVEVPALAGLLELGTDVRATLAARADAVAGLKRSAAADLCEMTVVATRTGAVPDREDLHYPVARIAELADVYAAREHGGVREHDGVVDVFSALRLPGEASVAGGVFAVVRTGDPVTWEMLRGKGHVVSRDGRYACLYWPYHAMGAETPLTIHAAVDGSGPAPQPRPTTLLAARTAGDLEAGTEFTVTGHHHEIAGVAPVMVTAEPGTAPYYLLAGTRLNRAVPAGELVRVDDLDGADPGALAAHRVAESAMTGAGVPA; translated from the coding sequence GTGATCCATCCCCATTCCGCACGGGCCCATGCGCCCGTCCGGATCGCGCTGACCGGGGCGAACGGCGGCTACGGCCGCACGTTGCTCGCCCAGCTGCGGCAGACACCGGAACTGGTGCCGGCCGTCCTGGTCGATCCCGACGTCGACGGCCTGGAGCGGACCCTCGCCGAGCTGGGCCCCGGCTCCGGCGGCCCCACGGTGCTCACCGACGCCGCGGACGTGCCCTGGGACGGTGTCGACGTCCTCGTGGAGGCCACCGGGCGGATCGACGTCGGGACCGCCTGCGCCGCGGCGGCCCTCGACCATGGCGTGCACGTCGTCATGGTCTCCAAGGAGGTCGACACGGTCGCGGGCGTCGCCCTCGCCGAGCGGGCCCGTGCCGCCGGTCGCGCCTACCTCCCCGCCGACGGCGACCAGCCCGCCAACCTGATCCGCCTCGTCGACTGGGTGTCGGCCACCGGGCTGGAGATCGTCGCGATCGGCAAGGCGGGGGAGTACGACCTCGTCCTCGACCCCGCGGCCGGGACCCTCGTCCAGAACGACGTGACCGTCGAGGTGCCGGCCCTGGCCGGGCTGCTGGAGCTGGGCACCGACGTGCGGGCGACCCTCGCGGCCCGCGCCGACGCCGTCGCCGGCCTGAAGCGGTCGGCCGCGGCCGACCTCTGCGAGATGACCGTGGTCGCCACCCGCACCGGCGCCGTCCCCGACCGGGAGGACCTGCACTACCCGGTCGCCCGGATCGCCGAGCTCGCCGACGTGTACGCCGCACGCGAGCACGGCGGGGTCCGCGAGCACGACGGCGTGGTCGACGTCTTCTCCGCGCTGCGCCTGCCCGGCGAGGCGAGCGTCGCCGGGGGCGTGTTCGCCGTCGTCCGCACCGGCGACCCGGTGACCTGGGAGATGTTGCGCGGCAAGGGGCACGTCGTCAGCCGCGACGGGCGCTACGCCTGCCTCTACTGGCCGTACCACGCGATGGGCGCGGAGACGCCGCTGACGATCCACGCCGCCGTCGACGGGTCCGGGCCCGCACCGCAGCCCCGGCCGACCACCCTGCTGGCCGCCCGGACCGCCGGTGACCTGGAGGCGGGCACGGAGTTCACCGTGACCGGCCACCACCACGAGATCGCCGGCGTCGCGCCGGTGATGGTGACCGCCGAGCCCGGTACCGCGCCGTACTACCTGCTCGCCGGGACCCGGCTGAACCGCGCGGTGCCGGCCGGTGAGCTGGTACGCGTCGACGACCTCGACGGCGCCGACCCGGGGGCGCTCGCCGCGCACCGGGTCGCCGAGTCCGCCATGACCGGGGCGGGGGTGCCGGCATGA
- a CDS encoding SLC13 family permease, which produces MSAEVIALVVFAAVFAISAIRNVHMGALALVAAFLVGIGVVGESLDDILADFPVDALLILLGITYLFGMARETGTIDWLVDRSVRVVGDRVALLPWAMWLIGTAVACLGTSHAAFAVVPIAMSLATTHRISPTLMGIAMSSAIVGGALAPTSINGITVGTVARTAGIPYDAGLMFFLSVGVNALVVLVAFLMFGGPELVRRSRGAGNGGAGTGGSGSGTASSTGGPAGGGVATATRAETEPAPPLNGLQIGVLATLVLLVVGFFTLTILDVDVNLGVVALTLAVGLSLWNPEVGRKAVSKVDWGTILLLGGILTYVGVLTRLGAIDQLGELARSVNVPLVAAIVLCVIAGLVSAFASTIGILGALIPLAVPLLVVGGGLETTGFIYALAISASLVDCAPFSTTGATIVASASEPERKVLSNRLTVWGFAMVLIGPAFTILTMVVPFLLVS; this is translated from the coding sequence ATGAGCGCCGAGGTCATCGCGCTGGTCGTGTTCGCGGCGGTGTTCGCGATCTCGGCGATCCGCAACGTGCACATGGGAGCGCTCGCGCTGGTGGCGGCGTTCCTCGTCGGCATCGGGGTGGTCGGGGAGAGCCTCGACGACATCCTCGCCGACTTCCCCGTCGACGCCCTGCTGATCCTCCTGGGCATCACCTACCTGTTCGGCATGGCCCGGGAGACCGGCACCATCGACTGGCTGGTCGACCGCTCGGTGCGCGTGGTCGGCGACCGGGTCGCGCTGCTGCCGTGGGCGATGTGGCTGATCGGCACCGCCGTGGCCTGCCTGGGCACCTCGCACGCCGCGTTCGCGGTCGTGCCGATCGCGATGTCGCTGGCGACCACGCACCGGATCAGCCCCACGCTGATGGGCATCGCGATGAGCTCCGCGATCGTCGGCGGGGCGCTCGCGCCGACCAGCATCAACGGCATCACCGTCGGGACGGTGGCCCGCACGGCCGGGATCCCCTACGACGCCGGCCTGATGTTCTTCCTGTCGGTCGGGGTGAACGCCCTGGTCGTGCTCGTCGCGTTCCTGATGTTCGGCGGGCCGGAGCTGGTGCGGCGCTCGCGGGGTGCCGGGAACGGCGGTGCCGGGACCGGTGGTTCGGGGAGCGGCACGGCGTCGTCGACCGGGGGACCGGCCGGTGGCGGCGTCGCCACGGCGACGCGCGCGGAGACCGAACCGGCCCCGCCCCTGAACGGGCTGCAGATCGGCGTGCTCGCCACGCTCGTCCTGCTGGTGGTCGGGTTCTTCACCCTGACGATCCTCGACGTCGACGTGAACCTCGGCGTCGTCGCGCTCACCCTCGCGGTCGGACTCTCGCTCTGGAACCCCGAGGTCGGTCGCAAGGCCGTGTCGAAGGTCGACTGGGGCACGATCCTGCTGCTCGGCGGGATCCTCACCTACGTCGGCGTGCTCACCCGGCTCGGTGCGATCGACCAGCTCGGGGAGCTCGCCCGCTCGGTGAACGTCCCGCTGGTCGCGGCGATCGTGCTCTGTGTGATCGCCGGTCTGGTGTCGGCGTTCGCGTCCACCATCGGGATCCTCGGCGCGCTCATCCCGCTCGCGGTGCCGCTCCTGGTGGTCGGCGGCGGGCTGGAGACGACGGGCTTCATCTACGCGCTCGCGATCTCGGCGTCGCTGGTGGACTGCGCGCCGTTCTCCACCACCGGCGCGACGATCGTCGCCTCGGCGTCGGAACCGGAGCGCAAGGTGCTCTCCAACCGGCTGACGGTGTGGGGCTTCGCGATGGTCCTCATCGGCCCGGCCTTCACCATCCTGACGATGGTGGTGCCCTTCCTGCTCGTGTCCTGA
- a CDS encoding LysR substrate-binding domain-containing protein, which produces MLNPYRLRMLTLLDGLGTVRAVAETMHVSPSTVSQQLGVLESETRSGLLERTGRRVRLTPAGLVLARRGREILDRMADAEAELRALHDEPIGNVRLGVFQSAIHTLAVPAAERLAASHPHLHVELVESEPHESGPALGTGELDVVVTTTDHVAFPWDRDLEIVPLGTDPVVLVLPPDHPLTRHRVVDLAACATETWALDRPGSYMAELTARLCHESGFEPRTACRFGNYLLLLQHVEAGRSVALLPALAVAPGHAVVTRGLTTPVHRNVAVVRRRASGLRTAVDAVVEALLDHPELAALSAPGPP; this is translated from the coding sequence GTGCTGAACCCCTACCGGCTGCGCATGCTGACCCTGCTGGACGGCCTCGGGACCGTCCGGGCGGTGGCGGAGACGATGCACGTCAGCCCGTCGACGGTGTCCCAGCAGCTCGGCGTGCTCGAGTCCGAGACGCGCAGTGGCCTGTTGGAACGGACCGGGCGCCGGGTCCGGCTCACTCCGGCCGGGCTGGTACTCGCCCGGCGCGGGCGGGAGATCCTCGACCGGATGGCCGACGCCGAGGCCGAGCTGCGCGCCCTGCACGACGAGCCGATCGGGAACGTGCGACTCGGGGTGTTCCAGAGCGCGATCCACACCCTCGCCGTCCCCGCCGCGGAGCGGCTGGCGGCGTCGCACCCGCACCTGCACGTCGAGCTCGTCGAGTCCGAGCCGCACGAGAGCGGGCCGGCACTCGGTACCGGGGAGCTGGACGTCGTCGTCACCACCACCGACCACGTCGCGTTCCCGTGGGACCGTGACCTGGAGATCGTCCCGCTCGGGACGGACCCGGTGGTGCTGGTGCTGCCGCCGGACCATCCGCTGACCCGGCACCGGGTCGTCGACCTGGCCGCGTGCGCGACGGAGACGTGGGCCCTCGACCGCCCCGGGTCCTACATGGCGGAGCTGACGGCGCGGCTGTGCCACGAGTCGGGGTTCGAGCCCCGCACCGCGTGCCGGTTCGGCAACTACCTGCTCCTCCTGCAGCACGTCGAGGCGGGACGCTCGGTGGCGCTGCTGCCCGCGCTGGCCGTCGCGCCGGGGCACGCCGTCGTCACCCGCGGGCTGACGACGCCGGTGCACCGCAACGTCGCCGTCGTCCGGCGACGGGCGAGCGGGCTGCGCACCGCGGTCGACGCCGTCGTCGAGGCACTGCTCGACCATCCCGAGCTGGCAGCCCTGTCCGCCCCGGGTCCGCCCTGA
- a CDS encoding aspartate aminotransferase family protein, translating to MTDTATAPAAPTAGDDAADRHLVRYFGHGTFSPGVIDRAEGCSVFTEDGRELLDFTSGQMSAILGHSHPEIVATVRDQVGRLDHLFSGMLSRPVIELARRLAESVPALDKVQLLSTGAESNEAAIRMAKLVTGGHEIVSFARSWHGMTGAAANATYVAGRHGYGPAAPGNFALPVPDRFRPDVVDAAGGLDWRRQLDLGFSLIDAQSTGALAACIVEPILSSGGVIDLPPGYLAALRDKCHERGMLLILDEAQTGLCRTGDRYAFERDGVVPDILTLSKTLGAGLPLSAVLTSAEIEEQAHDRGFLFLTTHVNDPLPAAVGNTVLDVLERDRLDLRARELGARLRTGLDELATRHPSVGDVRGRGLLVGLELVDDGEAGGAGADRLGAAVTRRCAELGLHMNIVQLPGMGGTFRIAPPLTATDAEIDRGLAILDDALTGPLGR from the coding sequence ATGACGGACACCGCGACCGCGCCCGCCGCCCCGACCGCCGGAGACGACGCCGCCGACCGGCACCTCGTCCGCTACTTCGGCCACGGCACGTTCAGCCCCGGCGTGATCGACCGCGCCGAGGGCTGCTCGGTGTTCACCGAGGACGGCCGCGAGCTGCTCGACTTCACCTCCGGCCAGATGAGCGCGATCCTCGGGCACTCGCACCCGGAGATCGTGGCGACCGTCCGCGACCAGGTCGGACGGCTGGATCACCTGTTCAGCGGAATGCTGTCCCGCCCGGTGATCGAGCTGGCGCGGCGCCTCGCGGAGAGCGTCCCGGCGCTCGACAAGGTGCAGCTGCTCAGCACCGGCGCCGAGTCCAACGAAGCCGCGATCCGGATGGCCAAGCTCGTCACCGGCGGGCACGAGATCGTGTCGTTCGCCCGGTCCTGGCACGGCATGACCGGCGCCGCGGCGAACGCCACCTACGTCGCCGGCCGGCACGGCTACGGGCCCGCGGCCCCGGGGAACTTCGCGCTCCCGGTGCCCGACCGGTTCCGTCCGGACGTCGTCGACGCCGCGGGCGGGCTCGACTGGCGCCGCCAGCTGGACCTCGGCTTCTCGCTGATCGACGCGCAGTCCACCGGTGCGCTCGCGGCCTGCATCGTCGAGCCGATCCTCAGCTCGGGCGGGGTGATCGACCTGCCGCCCGGCTACCTGGCGGCGCTGCGCGACAAGTGCCACGAGCGCGGCATGCTGCTGATCCTCGACGAGGCGCAGACCGGGCTGTGCCGCACCGGTGACCGCTACGCCTTCGAGCGCGACGGCGTCGTCCCCGACATCCTCACGCTGTCCAAGACCCTCGGTGCCGGGCTCCCGCTCTCGGCCGTGCTGACCAGCGCGGAGATCGAGGAGCAGGCGCACGACCGCGGGTTCCTCTTCCTCACCACGCACGTGAACGACCCGCTGCCCGCCGCCGTCGGCAACACCGTGCTGGACGTCCTCGAACGCGACCGCCTGGACCTGCGCGCCCGCGAGCTCGGCGCCCGGCTGCGCACCGGGCTGGACGAGCTGGCGACGCGGCACCCCTCGGTCGGCGACGTCCGCGGGCGGGGCCTGCTGGTCGGGCTGGAGCTGGTCGACGACGGCGAGGCCGGTGGCGCGGGTGCGGACCGGCTCGGTGCCGCCGTGACCCGGCGGTGCGCGGAGCTCGGCCTGCACATGAACATCGTCCAGCTGCCGGGGATGGGCGGGACCTTCCGGATCGCGCCGCCGCTGACCGCGACCGACGCCGAGATCGACCGCGGGCTCGCGATCCTGGACGACGCCCTGACCGGCCCCCTGGGCCGGTGA